From the Ensifer adhaerens genome, the window TCACCACCTCTTCGCTGGCGTTGAAGCTCGCATAGATCGGGTCGACCGAGACGAGTGTCGTCAGCACCGGCGAAGCGGAGCCGGCTGCAACAAGGTTGCCGGCGGTGACGTCGAGCCGGCCGACGCGGCCGGAGATCGGCGCGCGAACCTCGGTATATTGCAGGTCGAGTTCGGCCGTGCGCAGCGCGGCCTTGGCCGAGCGCACTTCCGCCTGCGCCTCGTCATAGGCGCTGGCGCGCTGGTCGACGCTGCTCTGCGGCACGGCGCTGGTGGTCACCAGCTTGCGGCCGCGCTCGAGTTCGATCTTGGCGAGCGCCACGCGCGCTTCTGCTGCCTCGACCTGGGCCTTCGCCCGCTCGACGGCGGCGGCATAGGGCTCGGGATCGATCGTCACCAGGAGGTCGCCCTGCTTCACGAGTGCACCTTCACGGAAGTGCGCCTTGAGGATGGCGCCGCCGACGCGCGGGCGAACTTCCACGCGCTCGATCGCTTCGAGACGGCCGGAGAATTCTTCCCAGGTGGTGATGCGCTTGGACTGCGCCCGCGCCACCGAGACCGGCACGGCCGGAGGTGGCGCCGTGGCGGTCTCGGTGGCGGCGTCGGCTTCGAAATGCTGCGGCAGGCCGAGCATGACGGCACCACCGCCGGCGACAGACAAAAGGATACTCAGGCCGGCGCCCCAGAGGGCCCGGCGGGTCACTGTCGATGTCATCTTTTCTCTCCTTGCCGGTTGGGAGCCGGCGCTTTGCTTTCGATGTCAGATCGAGGGAATGGGCTGGGTGATCGCCGCCCTCGTCTAACGCACCGTCATTTCCGCCGGCTTCGCCCCCGTCTTCTGGAAGAAACGGGAGAAGATGCCGGTAATCTCTTGGCGCTGTGCCGGCCAGCCTTCGCCGGAAGCCGCACTTTGCGGCAACCATCCGGCTCGTCCGGGCAGGACATGGGATTCGACCGTCACGCCGGCCTGCCGCAGGCGCTCGGCATAGGCTTCGGCCTCGTCGCGCATCGGACACTCTTCGCTGGTCACAATCAGCGAGGGCACAAGGCCGGCGAGCCGCGTGCAGTGGGCCGGTGCGGCGTAAGGGTGTGTGAAGCCGCCGCTTTGGCCGAGATAACGCTGC encodes:
- a CDS encoding efflux RND transporter periplasmic adaptor subunit, translated to MTSTVTRRALWGAGLSILLSVAGGGAVMLGLPQHFEADAATETATAPPPAVPVSVARAQSKRITTWEEFSGRLEAIERVEVRPRVGGAILKAHFREGALVKQGDLLVTIDPEPYAAAVERAKAQVEAAEARVALAKIELERGRKLVTTSAVPQSSVDQRASAYDEAQAEVRSAKAALRTAELDLQYTEVRAPISGRVGRLDVTAGNLVAAGSASPVLTTLVSVDPIYASFNASEEVVTTALAKLAASAGGSAIERLPVQVGTAADDGTPITGHIQLINNEVDAATGTIRVRAALENAEGKLIPGQFVRIRIGEPDPEEKLVVSDRAIGSDQDKKFVFVVGTDNKVEYRQVKLGPNSDGLRIVESGLKSGENIVVNGLQRVRPGVVVAPQQVEETTASIAK